From Nicotiana tabacum cultivar K326 chromosome 15, ASM71507v2, whole genome shotgun sequence, the proteins below share one genomic window:
- the LOC142169468 gene encoding zeatin O-glucosyltransferase-like, giving the protein MAENYHTKSHDQNGFQDAQVAVIMVPLSAQGHLNQLLHLSRLISSCNIPVHYVGATTHIRQAKFRVHGFDPLTAKNLHFHEFPTPPFENPPPNPNASHKFPNQLIPSFYAAIHLREPVCSLARKLLDANHRRVIVIYDSMMTWVVEDVPAIPNAECYQFNSISAFHTFSLIWEIKGKPLLAGTEVFEDIPSVENGGTTTKLWELWRKQESLMGKISSGELYNSSRVIEGLYLDLVAKEKDDLNLWAIGPFNPLLLTEQKKDSDKRHQTLDWLDKQEPDSVIYVSFGTSTSFSNEEIEELAIGLEKSMQKFIWVIRDADKGDVFAGEERRAQLPEGYEERIKGRGIIVRDWAPQLEILAHPSTGGFMSHCGWNSCMESISMGVPIAAWPMHSDQPRNSQLVTKFLKIGLTVRHWTRRDELVTSEIVETAVRTLMASPEGNEMRKRASELSDAVKQSVMDGGVNCVEMDSFIAHITR; this is encoded by the coding sequence ATGGCTGAGAACTACCACACAAAAAGCCATGACCAAAATGGTTTTCAAGATGCACAAGTGGCTGTGATTATGGTGCCACTTTCAGCACAAGGTCATCTCAACCAGCTTCTCCACCTCTCTAGGCTTATCTCCTCGTGTAATATCCCTGTACACTATGTTGGAGCAACCACTCATATTCGCCAGGCTAAGTTCCGTGTCCATGGTTTTGACCCTCTCACAGCTAAAAACCTACATTTTCATGAATTCCCTACACCACCTTTTGAAAATCCCCCTCCAAATCCTAATGCTTCTCATAAGTTTCCTAACCAATTAATCCCTTCATTTTATGCAGCAATCCATCTCCGGGAGCCAGTGTGCTCTCTTGCACGCAAACTCTTGGATGCAAACCATCGGAGAGTGATTGTTATTTATGATTCTATGATGACTTGGGTAGTAGAGGATGTGCCAGCAATTCCGAATGCTGAGTGCTACCAGTTTAATAGTATCTCAGCTTTTCATACGTTTTCATTGATCTGGGAAATCAAAGGAAAGCCTTTGCTAGCAGGAACTGAAGTATTCGAAGACATTCCATCAGTCGAAAACGGCGGCACTACTACCAAATTATGGGAATTGTGGAGGAAACAAGAATCCCTTATGGGGAAAATCAGCTCTGGAGAACTTTACAATTCATCCAGAGTAATAGAAGGTTTATACCTTGATTTAGTAGCCAAAGAAAAGGATGACTTAAACCTATGGGCTATTGGTCCATTCAATCCATTGTTACTAACTGAGCAGAAGAAAGACTCAGATAAGCGTCACCAAACCTTGGATTGGCTTGACAAACAAGAACCAGACTCAGTTATATATGTATCTTTTGGAACATCTACTTCGTTTTCTAATGAAGAAATCGAAGAACTCGCCATTGGATTAGAGAAAAGCATGCAAAAGTTCATTTGGGTTATCAGAGATGCTGACAAAGGAGATGTTTTTGCAGGTGAAGAAAGGAGAGCTCAGCTTCCTGAAGGATATGAAGAGAGAATAAAAGGAAGAGGAATTATTGTTAGAGATTGGGCACCTCAGTTGGAAATTCTGGCACATCCTTCCACAGGTGGTTTTATGAGTCACTGCGGATGGAATTCGTGCATGGAAAGTATTTCCATGGGAGTTCCTATAGCAGCCTGGCCAATGCATTCAGACCAGCCAAGGAATTCTCAGCTAGTAACTAAGTTTCTGAAAATTGGCCTAACCGTGAGGCATTGGACACGTCGAGATGAATTGGTTACATCAGAAATAGTTGAAACTGCTGTGAGAACTTTGATGGCTTCACCTGAGGGAAATGAGATGCGGAAGAGAGCATCAGAACTAAGTGATGCTGTCAAGCAATCAGTGATGGATGGGGGAGTTAACTGTGTGGAGATGGATTCTTTTATAGCTCACATTACTCGataa